A single region of the Etheostoma cragini isolate CJK2018 chromosome 3, CSU_Ecrag_1.0, whole genome shotgun sequence genome encodes:
- the ca4b gene encoding carbonic anhydrase 4b — protein sequence MLRVPVLFCFASFIKVVSGADWCYQSQVTCNHTCTGPEEWGVVSQYCSGRSQSPVNIVTRRILPDERLTPFHFTGYQEVFHGRLINNGHTVQLDLPSSIRIKGGNLVTSYKAVQLHLHWGKDGGPGSEHTIDGEQFPMEMHIVHIKEEHNNLSRAVEDRTGVAVLGFLFKESKSANKKFDPLINALDNITQPTNSTTLTGVSLEMLIPPQKNMTKYFRYDGSLTTPDCDEAVVWSLFENTVPLSRNQLAAFSKLQFSNGKHMVGTYRPVQPLNTRQVYYSGGHVALVSAVLLIMSVLVSTALSLSPCT from the exons ATGCTGCGTGtacctgttttattttgctttgcaTCTTTCATTAAGGTTGTCTCAGGGGCAG ATTGGTGCTACCAGTCCCAAGTTACATGCAATCACACCTGCACAG GTCCAGAAGAATGGGGAGTGGTTTCCCAGTACTGCAGTGGCAGATCTCAGTCTCCAGTGAACATTGTCACAAGGAGAATATTACCAGATGAACGGCTCACTCCTTTTCACTTCACTGGATATCAAGAGGTTTTTCATGGTCGCCTCATCAACAATGGACACACAG TTCAACTGGATTTACCCTCTAGTATAAGGATTAAAGGAGGAAATCTGGTTACATCTTACAAGGCAGTTCAACTTCACCTGCATTGGGGCAAAGATGGAGGGCCGGGCTCCGAACACACCATTGATGGAGAGCAATTTCCAATGGAG ATGCATATTGTCCACATAAAAGAAGAACACAACAATTTATCCCGGGCTGTAGAAGACCGCACAGGCGTGGCAGTTCttggatttttatttaag GAGTCCAAGTCTGCAAATAAGAAATTTGATCCCCTTATTAATGCTCTGGATAACATCACACAACCCA CCAACAGCACGACACTGACGGGTGTGTCCCTGGAAATGTTAATACCTCCTCAAAAAAATATGACCAAGTACTTCCGTTATGATGGTTCCCTCACTACACCTGACTGTGATGAAGCTGTTGTCTGGAGCTTGTTCGAAAACACAGTTCCTCTGAGCCGGAACCAG CTCGCTGCGTTCTCCAAGCTGCAGTTTTCCAATGGAAAGCACATGGTAGGAACCTACAGACCAGTGCAGCCCTTGAATACACGGCAGGTGTATTACTCTGGAGGCCATGTTGCTCTGGTTAGCGCTGTGTTACTCATTATGTCAGTGCTGGTGTCCACTGCCCTTTCCCTGTCTCCCTGCACCTAA
- the LOC117941884 gene encoding RIMS-binding protein 2 has product METVRLELDVLIFPDGVRIATAEEIAEWELKAASQVSVPTIRLFVALYPYNPAAMSPNYEMAAEELPFVPGQIIKVFGDKDFDGFYYGESGGLSGYVPSNMVAEIPVDDDYLKHRLMQQGFLPVDHTGMSSTPDLSDIASIPDDLVVRRMVALFDYDPWESSPNMDSEIELGFRSGDIIYVLGDMDRDGFYYGDLHGRRGLVPSNYLQPLPWN; this is encoded by the exons ATGGAGACAGTTCGACTGGAGTTGGATGTTTTGATATTCCCAGACGGAGTGAGGATTGCTACTGCAGAAGAAATCGCAGAATGGGAGCTTAAGGCTGCAAGCCAGGTGTCCGTACCCACCATCCGACTCTTTGTGGCACTTTACCCATACAACCCTGCTGCAATGTCCCCCAACTATGAGATGGCTGCAGAGGAGCTGCCTTTTGTGCCAGGCCAGATAATCAAG GTTTTTGGAGACAAAGACTTTGATGGCTTCTATTATGGTGAGTCCGGGGGTCTCTCTGGTTATGTGCCAAGTAACATGGTGGCTGAAATCCCAGTGGATGATGACTACCTGAAGCATCGCCTCATGCAGCAGGGATTCCTCCCTGTGGACCACACAG GCATGTCTTCAACGCCAGATCTGAGCGACATAGCCAGTATCCCTGATGATTTGGTCGTTCGACGAATGGTGGCCCTGTTTGATTACGATCCGTGGGAAAGTTCACCCAACATGGACAGTGAG ATTGAACTTGGCTTTCGTTCAGGAGACATCATTTATGTGCTAGGTGACATGGATCGAGATGGATTTTACTAC GGGGATCTGCACGGACGACGAGGTTTGGTTCCATCAAATTACCTGCAGCCGCTCCCCTGGAATTAG